One Pseudomonas abieticivorans genomic region harbors:
- a CDS encoding fatty acid cis/trans isomerase, with product MVHRLLASVLALLLCGVAFAQAPVASPAISYTRDIQPIFTEKCVACHACNDAACQLNLGAGEGALRGASKVPVYQGERSIAVAPTRIFYDASGPEAWRRKGFYSVLDGQSNQAALMSRMLELGHSAPVVPNAKLPDSIKLGLNRENMCPLPGEFNAYASAHPQEGMPLGVTGLTDAQYQTVQRWLAAGAPVDQQPLKASPAEAAQIGQWEELLNRPGSTEALVARWLYEHLFLAHIYFTGGEPGHYFQWVRSRTPSGQPVDLIATRRPDDDPGTVFYYRLMPVQGVIVHKTHITYPMGPNKLARVKQLFYSGDWHATSLPGYGPRHRANPFETFAAIPAVARYQFMLDNAEYFVRTFIRGPVCRGQIATDVIRDQFWVMFQEPAHDKYITDAKYRGEATPLLAMPGQNDNVGSVLRLWLDYRDKRNQYEDLRRDAYADMPPPGWATLWAGNDNALLTIFRHFDSAAVNKGLIGDVPQTMWLFDYPLLERTYYQLAVNFDVYGNVAHQAQTRLYFDLIRNGAEVNFLRLMPADQRDKLLGDWYQEGGKVKMWLDYQKIDDDTPTGMVLNEKDPKRDFALKLLQRSGSLNAAPDPINRCTGAYCSRPNVSETFRNVEQSLSRLTSRPAAGLKVIDQLPEATMLRIQDGKGQRIVYSLLRNRAHTNVAFLLGESSRYLPGLDTLTIYPGVLSSYPNFMFNVPADQVEAFVQAMESAKDQPAFERIVQRWGVRRSNPQFWQFFHDLTSYIQETDPVEAGVLDMNRYENL from the coding sequence ATGGTGCATCGTTTACTGGCCAGCGTCTTGGCCCTGCTGCTCTGCGGCGTTGCGTTCGCGCAAGCGCCCGTCGCCAGCCCGGCTATTTCGTATACCCGAGATATCCAGCCGATCTTCACCGAGAAGTGCGTGGCGTGCCATGCTTGCAACGATGCCGCCTGTCAGTTGAACCTGGGAGCGGGCGAGGGCGCCCTGCGCGGCGCCTCGAAGGTGCCGGTGTATCAAGGCGAGCGCAGCATCGCCGTGGCCCCCACGCGAATTTTCTACGATGCCAGCGGCCCGGAAGCATGGCGACGCAAGGGTTTCTATTCGGTTCTTGATGGCCAGAGCAACCAGGCGGCCCTGATGTCGCGCATGCTCGAGCTGGGCCACAGTGCGCCCGTGGTGCCCAACGCCAAGCTGCCCGACAGTATTAAGTTGGGCCTGAACCGCGAAAACATGTGCCCGCTGCCGGGCGAATTCAATGCCTATGCCAGTGCCCACCCCCAGGAGGGCATGCCCCTGGGCGTGACCGGCCTGACCGACGCCCAGTACCAGACCGTGCAGCGTTGGCTGGCGGCCGGTGCCCCCGTAGACCAGCAACCACTCAAGGCCAGCCCCGCCGAAGCTGCGCAAATCGGCCAATGGGAAGAGCTGCTCAACCGCCCAGGCTCCACCGAGGCGCTGGTGGCGCGCTGGTTGTACGAGCACCTGTTTCTGGCGCACATCTATTTCACCGGCGGTGAGCCGGGCCATTACTTCCAGTGGGTGCGCTCGCGCACGCCCAGCGGCCAGCCGGTGGACCTGATTGCCACCCGGCGCCCCGATGACGACCCCGGCACGGTGTTCTACTACCGGCTGATGCCGGTGCAGGGCGTGATTGTGCACAAGACTCACATCACCTACCCCATGGGGCCGAACAAGCTGGCGCGGGTCAAGCAGTTGTTCTACAGCGGCGACTGGCATGCCACCTCGCTGCCGGGCTATGGGCCACGGCACCGGGCCAACCCGTTCGAAACCTTCGCCGCGATCCCTGCGGTGGCGCGTTACCAGTTCATGCTGGATAACGCCGAGTACTTCGTGCGTACCTTTATCCGTGGCCCGGTGTGCCGCGGGCAGATCGCAACCGACGTGATCCGTGACCAGTTTTGGGTGATGTTCCAGGAGCCGGCCCACGACAAGTACATTACCGACGCCAAGTACCGTGGCGAAGCGACGCCGCTGCTGGCCATGCCAGGGCAGAACGACAACGTTGGCAGCGTGCTGCGCCTGTGGCTGGACTACCGCGACAAGCGCAACCAATACGAAGACCTGCGCCGCGACGCCTACGCCGACATGCCGCCGCCTGGCTGGGCCACCCTTTGGGCCGGCAACGACAACGCGCTGCTGACCATCTTCCGCCATTTCGACAGCGCCGCAGTGAACAAGGGCCTGATCGGCGACGTGCCGCAAACGATGTGGCTGTTCGACTACCCGTTGCTGGAGCGCACCTATTACCAGTTGGCGGTGAATTTCGACGTGTACGGTAACGTGGCCCACCAGGCGCAGACGCGGTTGTATTTCGACCTGATCCGCAATGGCGCCGAAGTCAATTTCCTGCGCCTGATGCCCGCTGACCAGCGCGACAAGCTCCTTGGCGATTGGTACCAGGAAGGCGGCAAGGTGAAAATGTGGCTCGATTACCAGAAGATCGACGACGATACCCCGACCGGCATGGTGCTCAACGAAAAGGACCCCAAGCGTGATTTCGCCCTCAAGCTGCTGCAGCGCTCGGGCTCGCTGAACGCCGCGCCTGACCCGATCAACCGCTGCACGGGTGCCTATTGCTCGCGCCCCAACGTCAGCGAAACCTTCCGCAACGTCGAGCAGTCCCTCAGCCGCCTGACTTCACGCCCGGCCGCCGGCCTGAAGGTGATCGACCAGTTGCCTGAAGCGACCATGCTGCGCATCCAGGATGGCAAGGGCCAGCGCATCGTCTACAGCCTGCTGCGCAACCGCGCGCACACCAACGTGGCCTTCTTGTTGGGTGAGTCGTCGCGCTACCTGCCGGGGCTGGACACCCTCACCATCTACCCCGGCGTGCTCAGCAGCTACCCCAACTTTATGTTCAACGTGCCGGCCGATCAGGTCGAGGCGTTCGTCCAGGCCATGGAGTCGGCCAAGGACCAGCCGGCGTTCGAGCGCATCGTGCAGCGCTGGGGCGTGCGCCGCAGCAACCCGCAGTTCTGGCAGTTTTTCCACGACCTGACGAGCTATATCCAGGAGACCGACCCGGTGGAAGCAGGGGTGCTGGACATGAACCGCTACGAGAACCTCTGA
- a CDS encoding acyltransferase family protein, translating to MLISLQALRALAAWVVVCHHFMQIFFDFHASGPIGQFFVDRGAVGVDIFFVISGLVIFLSTQDKDMPAGRFLLNRAIRIVPAYWLYTLLMGLMIVLVGQQMPHQVVDLPHFLLSLLFIPSENPGGYGLYPTLNVGWTLNYEMFFYLLFSLVFLVPQRHRALVVAAALFAVCEVVSRYGVLSRFYANNIVYEFLLGIAIGWAYRRGWVGQGLWIPLLLIAASLVAIYNLDASDRLLHWGVPSAFIVLACIALEPWFKGNRVLKVLGDCSYSVYLIHVLVLYGGWFVSERLSISPYVVFAFCVPLIALMSWTSYVWIETRLYRRMKGWADARLVRPESEPIT from the coding sequence ATGCTGATTTCGCTTCAAGCTTTACGGGCACTGGCAGCCTGGGTGGTGGTCTGTCATCACTTCATGCAGATCTTCTTCGACTTCCACGCGTCAGGCCCCATCGGCCAGTTTTTCGTTGATCGCGGCGCGGTCGGGGTCGATATTTTCTTTGTCATCAGCGGCCTGGTGATTTTCCTTTCCACGCAGGACAAGGACATGCCCGCCGGGCGCTTCCTGCTCAACCGGGCCATTCGCATCGTACCGGCCTATTGGCTCTATACCCTCCTGATGGGGTTGATGATCGTGCTGGTGGGGCAACAGATGCCGCATCAGGTGGTCGACCTGCCGCACTTCTTGTTGTCGCTGTTGTTCATCCCTTCGGAAAACCCTGGTGGTTATGGGCTGTACCCCACGCTTAACGTGGGCTGGACGCTCAACTACGAGATGTTCTTCTACCTGCTGTTTTCCCTGGTGTTCCTGGTGCCCCAGCGCCACCGCGCGCTGGTGGTGGCGGCGGCGTTGTTCGCGGTGTGCGAAGTGGTCAGCCGCTATGGCGTGCTCAGCCGCTTCTACGCCAACAATATCGTCTATGAATTTTTGTTGGGCATCGCCATCGGCTGGGCTTATCGCCGTGGCTGGGTGGGGCAGGGGCTGTGGATTCCGTTATTGCTGATCGCCGCCTCTCTGGTGGCCATCTACAACCTGGATGCCAGTGACCGCCTGTTGCACTGGGGCGTGCCGAGTGCGTTCATCGTGCTGGCATGCATTGCCCTGGAGCCATGGTTCAAGGGCAACCGGGTGCTCAAGGTGTTGGGCGACTGCTCCTATTCCGTGTACCTGATCCACGTGCTGGTGCTGTACGGCGGCTGGTTTGTCAGTGAGCGCCTGAGCATCAGCCCTTACGTGGTGTTTGCCTTCTGCGTGCCGTTGATCGCCCTGATGTCCTGGACCAGCTATGTGTGGATCGAGACACGCCTGTACCGGCGCATGAAGGGCTGGGCCGACGCCCGCCTGGTGCGACCAGAAAGCGAGCCCATAACCTGA
- the nfuA gene encoding Fe-S biogenesis protein NfuA, with protein sequence MSAITITDAAHDYLADLLSKQNTPGIGIRIFITQPGTQYAETCIAYCKPGEEKPEDEALGLASFTAYLDAFSVPFLEDALVDYATDRMGGQLTIKAPNAKVPMVNDDSPVNERINYYLQTEINPGLASHGGQVSLIDVVEDGIAVLQFGGGCQGCGQADVTLREGIERTLLERIPELKGVRDVTDHTQKENAYY encoded by the coding sequence ATGAGCGCCATAACGATTACTGACGCTGCACACGATTACCTGGCTGATCTGCTGAGCAAGCAGAACACCCCGGGCATCGGCATTCGCATTTTTATCACCCAGCCAGGGACTCAATACGCCGAGACCTGCATCGCCTATTGCAAGCCAGGCGAAGAGAAGCCTGAAGACGAGGCCCTGGGCCTTGCCAGCTTCACGGCTTACCTGGATGCCTTCAGCGTGCCGTTTTTGGAAGACGCGCTGGTGGACTACGCCACCGACCGCATGGGCGGCCAGCTGACCATCAAGGCGCCGAACGCCAAGGTGCCGATGGTTAACGATGACAGCCCGGTCAACGAGCGCATCAACTACTACCTGCAGACCGAGATCAACCCCGGCTTGGCCAGCCATGGCGGCCAGGTCAGCCTGATCGACGTGGTCGAGGATGGCATTGCCGTGCTGCAGTTCGGTGGCGGTTGCCAGGGTTGTGGCCAGGCCGACGTGACCTTGCGCGAAGGCATCGAGCGTACCTTGCTGGAGCGCATTCCGGAGCTCAAGGGCGTTCGGGACGTAACCGACCACACGCAGAAAGAAAACGCCTATTACTAA
- the cobM gene encoding precorrin-4 C(11)-methyltransferase: MTVYFIGAGPGDPELITVKGQRLIRSCPVIIYAGSLVPTAVLQGHTADQVINSAELHLQQIIDLIQAAHARGQDVARVHSGDPSLYGAIGEQIRHLKALGIPFQIIPGVTATAACAALLGAELTLPDISQTVILTRYATQSPMPKGEELASLAQHGATMAIHLGVQHLPKILDELLPHYGADCPIAVVHRASWPDQDYVVGTLADIVDKVAAKGFRRTALILVGRVLGSDVFGESALYRAGHAHVYRP; the protein is encoded by the coding sequence ATGACCGTCTATTTCATCGGCGCAGGCCCCGGCGACCCCGAACTGATCACGGTCAAGGGCCAACGCCTGATCCGCAGTTGCCCGGTGATCATCTATGCCGGCTCCCTGGTGCCCACCGCCGTGTTGCAGGGCCATACGGCCGATCAGGTGATCAACAGCGCCGAGTTGCACTTGCAGCAAATCATCGATCTGATCCAGGCCGCCCACGCCCGTGGCCAGGACGTGGCGCGGGTGCATTCCGGCGACCCTAGCCTGTATGGCGCGATCGGCGAGCAGATTCGTCATCTGAAGGCGTTGGGCATTCCCTTTCAGATCATCCCCGGCGTCACCGCCACCGCAGCCTGCGCGGCGTTGTTGGGCGCGGAACTGACCCTGCCAGACATCTCGCAAACGGTGATTTTGACGCGCTACGCCACCCAGTCACCGATGCCCAAGGGTGAAGAGTTGGCCAGCCTGGCCCAGCATGGGGCCACCATGGCCATCCATTTGGGCGTGCAGCATTTGCCGAAGATACTTGACGAATTGTTGCCCCATTACGGTGCCGACTGCCCGATCGCCGTGGTGCACCGCGCCAGCTGGCCGGATCAGGACTACGTGGTGGGTACCCTGGCCGACATCGTCGACAAGGTGGCGGCCAAGGGTTTCCGGCGCACCGCCTTGATACTGGTCGGGCGGGTGCTGGGCAGCGATGTGTTTGGCGAATCAGCGTTGTATCGAGCCGGCCACGCCCATGTGTACCGACCATAA
- a CDS encoding cobalamin biosynthesis protein: MKLVAGFGCQKGCPAEVLGSLLQATLLRFNLQGAELLGLASLDIKQHEPGLQALAEQLQRPLSFFSAAQLLPLEPLLSHRSAVAFAHTGCHGVAESAALALAQRLGGQPASLLVTRQKNAQATLALVQIPHDPR, encoded by the coding sequence ATGAAGCTGGTGGCCGGGTTTGGCTGCCAGAAAGGCTGCCCGGCCGAAGTGTTGGGCAGCCTGCTCCAAGCCACCTTGCTGCGCTTCAACCTGCAAGGTGCCGAACTGCTCGGCCTGGCCAGCCTGGACATCAAGCAGCATGAACCGGGCTTGCAGGCATTGGCCGAGCAACTGCAGCGGCCGCTGAGTTTTTTCAGCGCCGCGCAACTGCTGCCATTGGAGCCGCTGCTCAGCCACCGGTCTGCCGTCGCTTTCGCCCACACCGGTTGCCATGGCGTGGCCGAAAGCGCGGCCTTGGCGTTGGCCCAGAGGCTGGGCGGGCAACCGGCCAGCCTCTTGGTCACCCGGCAAAAAAATGCCCAGGCCACCCTCGCATTGGTACAAATCCCCCACGATCCGCGATAA
- a CDS encoding CbtA family protein, with translation MIKRIAQTAGFTGLLAALLLTLLQSFWVAPLILKAETFEKAPAMQMHEHSEATPAAHEHDEEAWEPEDGWQRVVSTTGGNLVVAVGFALMLAALYTLRAPGNTREGLLWGLAGFAVFCLAPTLGLPPELPGTAAADLAQRQIWWIGTAASTAVALALMVFSRNWLLKGLGVLILLTPHVIGAPQPEMHHSLAPEALAAEFKVASTLTNAAFWLALGLISAWLFRRKQQA, from the coding sequence ATGATCAAGCGAATTGCCCAGACGGCCGGCTTCACCGGCCTGCTCGCCGCCCTGCTGTTGACGCTGCTGCAAAGCTTTTGGGTGGCGCCGCTGATTCTCAAGGCCGAAACCTTCGAGAAGGCCCCGGCGATGCAGATGCACGAGCACAGCGAGGCCACCCCTGCCGCCCATGAGCATGATGAAGAAGCCTGGGAGCCCGAAGACGGCTGGCAGCGCGTGGTGTCGACCACCGGCGGCAACTTGGTGGTGGCCGTGGGTTTTGCCCTGATGTTGGCCGCGCTCTACACCCTGCGCGCACCGGGCAACACCCGCGAAGGCTTGCTGTGGGGCCTGGCCGGTTTCGCCGTGTTCTGCCTGGCGCCCACCTTGGGCCTGCCACCGGAGCTGCCGGGGACGGCGGCCGCGGACCTGGCGCAGCGGCAAATCTGGTGGATTGGCACCGCCGCCTCCACCGCCGTGGCCCTGGCGCTTATGGTGTTCAGCCGCAACTGGCTGCTCAAGGGCCTGGGCGTGCTGATTTTGCTGACCCCCCACGTGATTGGCGCGCCGCAGCCTGAAATGCATCACAGCCTGGCGCCTGAAGCGTTGGCCGCCGAGTTCAAGGTCGCCTCGACCTTGACCAACGCCGCCTTCTGGCTGGCACTGGGCTTGATCAGTGCCTGGTTGTTCCGCCGCAAGCAGCAGGCCTGA
- a CDS encoding CbtB domain-containing protein produces MSVITHSHAGSTTTTQSQRLVAAIGAAVLGACLVYFAGFSHIAAVHNAAHDTRHSSAFPCH; encoded by the coding sequence ATGTCCGTTATTACCCACAGCCACGCAGGCTCCACCACCACCACCCAAAGCCAACGCCTGGTCGCTGCCATTGGCGCTGCCGTGCTCGGCGCGTGCCTGGTGTACTTTGCCGGTTTCTCGCACATCGCCGCGGTGCACAACGCCGCCCATGACACCCGCCACAGCTCCGCGTTCCCGTGCCACTGA